Part of the Halodesulfurarchaeum formicicum genome is shown below.
TCGCTGCGGACAACTTCGCGTACACCTCGATTTTCGTCCTCGTGGCGCTGTTCTACCTGGCGATTATCATCTCGGCCTCGAACGTCATGGGACTCGTCGAGCGCCGGGTCCATATTCCAGGGCTCGGGCGAGGGACTGACCGCTAGTGGTACCCATACTGTTTTGCCCTGCCGGCTCCCGGATTCGAACATGACAGACCATCAGGTCGCCGTCGTCGGGGCCGGGCTGGCCGGGCTCGAAACTGCGCGGCTGCTCGCCGAAGCCGGTCGGGACGTTGCCGTTTACGAGGCCGACTCGTCAGTCGGCGGTCGTATCAGGACCGATAAACGAGACGGCTACACCCTCGATCGTGGGTTCCAGGTACTCTTTACGGCCTACCCGGAGGCTCGACGGGCACTGGATTTTGACGAGTTAGATCTCGAACGGTTCCCGCCAGGTGCGATTATCTGCCGGGCGAACCATCGCGGCGTGGTAGCCGACCCGCTTCGAGACCCAGTCGGTGGGCTTGAGACTGCCTTCTCGACTGACCTTTCCATTGGAGACAAACTCCGAGTACTTAGACTCAGACAGGCCCTGTCGGGGCGCTCTCGCGAGGACATCTACGCCGGGACGGACGAATCGATCGAGTCACTGTTGGACCGACTCGGGTTCTCCGAGCGGTTCGTGGATTCGTTCGCGCGTCCCTTCTACGGGGGAATCACGCTCGACCGCTCGCTTGCCACCTCGGCGCGGGTCTTCGAGTTTACGTTCAAGATGCTCACAGCGGGGGCCGCCGCGATTCCGGCTGCGGGCATGCAGGCGATCCCGGAGCAACTCGCACGCCGTGCCCGGGAGCACGGTGCAGAGATCGAGACGAACACACCGGTCGAGACAATCGACGGCACCGGGCCGGTGACGCTCGAAATCGACGGGGAATCGATCACGGCCGATACCGCCGTCGTCGCTGCTGGGCCACGAGCGAGTCACTCGTTGACCGGTATCGATGCCATTCCAACCCAGGGCCGTGGCGTCCTCACACAGTACTTCTCGCTTCCGGGTGGGAACCCGATTGGCGAGCAGGCCCGGATTCATCTGCACGCCGACGGCGATGCCCCCAACCAGGTCGTGAACCTCTCCGCGGTCGCACCGTCGTATGCTCCCGACGACGAAATTCTCCTGAGTGCGAGCACGCCCGGGCAACCGGAAGTCGATCACGAGACCCTTGCCGAGGATACCCGTCGGGCCCTCCAATCCTGGTATCCCGCCGCCTCCTTCGAGGCGCTGGAGTTGCTCGACACCGTTCAGGTGTCCTTCGCGCAGTTCGAACAGCCACCGGGGGTCCACGAGTCGCTGCCGTCGGTCACCGAACCGGCAGGGGCAGTCTTCCTTGCTGGGGACTATACCGAGGACTCCTCGATCAACGGCGCGTTACGGAGCGGCCGCCTGGCGGCCGCAGCCGTCCTCGACTCCTCGTAGTCAGAGATGGGGACGCAATTCGCCGAGTGGGGGGAATTCAAGCGGTCCGTCGGCGGTCGATACAATCGGTCGGCAGCGATCGAGCCCCGTCAACAGTGGTGACATGGTATCCGCAGCCGTCTGTCCGTTCACGATCGTGCCACTGGCGACACGACTGAACGCGGGGAGTACCAGGACCGCCGCTCCGTCTAATTG
Proteins encoded:
- a CDS encoding NAD(P)/FAD-dependent oxidoreductase; this encodes MTDHQVAVVGAGLAGLETARLLAEAGRDVAVYEADSSVGGRIRTDKRDGYTLDRGFQVLFTAYPEARRALDFDELDLERFPPGAIICRANHRGVVADPLRDPVGGLETAFSTDLSIGDKLRVLRLRQALSGRSREDIYAGTDESIESLLDRLGFSERFVDSFARPFYGGITLDRSLATSARVFEFTFKMLTAGAAAIPAAGMQAIPEQLARRAREHGAEIETNTPVETIDGTGPVTLEIDGESITADTAVVAAGPRASHSLTGIDAIPTQGRGVLTQYFSLPGGNPIGEQARIHLHADGDAPNQVVNLSAVAPSYAPDDEILLSASTPGQPEVDHETLAEDTRRALQSWYPAASFEALELLDTVQVSFAQFEQPPGVHESLPSVTEPAGAVFLAGDYTEDSSINGALRSGRLAAAAVLDSS